The following are from one region of the Lacinutrix sp. Bg11-31 genome:
- a CDS encoding RidA family protein → MKKSTNQLTLITIFITLFFTIQSCEQKEKGLTKAIEKEVVVKSEKPEYFLLRPEVEKAYGYSHAIKIGNDIKISGAVSMDNEGNPTAIGDLGQQMKNCYADLEKILKHYGCTFDDVIAENIFTTNMALFLENAAYRNEIYKKQFPTGSWLGVKELAMPEFMIEIELEVHKPE, encoded by the coding sequence ATGAAAAAGTCAACCAATCAACTCACTTTAATTACGATATTTATTACATTATTTTTCACAATTCAAAGTTGCGAGCAAAAGGAAAAAGGATTAACCAAAGCTATTGAGAAAGAAGTAGTTGTTAAATCTGAAAAACCTGAATACTTTTTACTTAGACCAGAAGTGGAAAAAGCATATGGCTATTCGCATGCTATAAAAATTGGAAACGACATTAAAATTTCTGGTGCTGTAAGTATGGATAATGAAGGCAATCCAACTGCAATTGGCGATTTAGGACAACAAATGAAAAATTGTTATGCAGATTTAGAAAAAATACTAAAACACTATGGTTGCACATTTGATGACGTAATTGCAGAAAATATTTTTACAACCAATATGGCATTGTTTCTTGAAAATGCAGCTTACAGAAATGAAATTTACAAAAAGCAATTTCCAACAGGTTCTTGGCTTGGAGTTAAAGAATTAGCCATGCCAG
- a CDS encoding nuclear transport factor 2 family protein, with product MTTENNIKTIKALYNGFSTGDMPTVLGLMHPEIEWNEAESNALADGNPYVGPNSILEGVFARLGANHEHFGLQDVKVHGMSDNMVLATLRYDGKVKTTGKSYNAQAAHLWTLNAEGKITTFQQYVDTKKLADSEK from the coding sequence ATGACAACAGAAAACAACATTAAAACGATTAAGGCTTTATACAACGGTTTTTCAACTGGAGATATGCCAACGGTTTTAGGGTTAATGCATCCTGAAATTGAATGGAACGAAGCTGAAAGTAATGCGCTTGCAGATGGAAATCCTTACGTTGGTCCAAATTCAATTTTAGAAGGCGTATTTGCACGTCTTGGAGCAAACCACGAACACTTTGGCTTGCAAGATGTAAAAGTCCATGGCATGAGTGATAACATGGTTTTAGCGACTCTAAGATATGATGGTAAAGTAAAAACAACTGGAAAAAGCTATAATGCTCAAGCTGCACATTTATGGACGCTTAATGCTGAAGGAAAAATTACTACATTTCAACAGTATGTTGATACTAAGAAGTTAGCAGATTCTGAAAAGTGA
- a CDS encoding dihydrofolate reductase family protein, with translation MSNKLKEIPESHKEKAFYHLCIDGRTTIRDFLKEDFIDEMVLTTIPILLGGGSSLFTELPNELNFELIGTKNYLNQITQNHYKRKK, from the coding sequence TTGAGTAATAAACTAAAAGAAATACCTGAAAGCCATAAAGAAAAAGCATTTTATCACCTTTGCATAGATGGAAGAACTACAATAAGGGATTTTTTAAAAGAGGACTTTATTGATGAAATGGTTCTTACTACAATACCAATTTTATTGGGTGGTGGTTCTTCCTTATTTACGGAACTGCCAAACGAACTGAATTTTGAACTGATTGGAACAAAAAACTATCTGAATCAAATAACACAGAATCACTATAAGCGGAAAAAATAA
- a CDS encoding DUF6090 family protein codes for MIKFFRKIRQKMLTENKFSKYLLYSVGEIVLVVIGILIALSINNWNESKKDRVQEIKNFKNIQQDILLDTVDIMYNVKYHKLFQTSQKQLLNYLHSKDLQPKEIIKYELALGTPIFLTLHESSFTNLKDYNINIISNQELKKQISNHYDNISKVMLRVENDLEPYKTYIFLKPYFLKHFSNVNKVSKLGDTEFNNEDYYNAETTLNTLILTDTLGLKNNRAFKIDLAESIAYTGFKIDMYKHLLKAIYTLNDSINNELKKIE; via the coding sequence ATGATAAAATTCTTTAGAAAAATTAGACAAAAAATGCTAACTGAAAACAAATTCAGTAAATATTTACTTTATTCAGTTGGCGAAATTGTTTTGGTTGTTATTGGAATTTTGATTGCCTTATCCATAAATAATTGGAATGAGTCAAAAAAAGATAGAGTTCAAGAAATAAAGAATTTTAAAAACATTCAACAAGATATTCTTTTGGATACTGTAGATATTATGTACAATGTAAAATACCATAAATTGTTTCAAACATCGCAAAAACAATTGCTCAATTATCTACATAGTAAAGATTTACAACCTAAAGAGATTATAAAATATGAATTAGCCCTCGGAACTCCGATCTTTTTGACGCTTCATGAATCTTCATTTACGAACTTGAAAGATTATAACATCAATATAATCTCTAACCAAGAACTCAAAAAACAAATATCAAATCATTATGACAATATTTCAAAAGTAATGTTACGCGTGGAAAACGACCTTGAGCCTTATAAAACCTACATATTCCTAAAACCATATTTTTTAAAACATTTCAGTAATGTAAATAAAGTTTCCAAACTGGGAGATACTGAATTTAATAACGAAGATTATTACAATGCAGAAACGACTTTAAACACATTAATTTTAACAGATACTTTGGGTCTTAAAAACAACAGAGCGTTTAAAATTGACTTGGCAGAAAGTATAGCATATACTGGATTTAAAATAGACATGTACAAGCACTTATTAAAAGCTATCTATACGTTAAATGATTCCATAAACAACGAACTGAAAAAAATCGAATAA
- a CDS encoding DUF6090 family protein translates to MIKFFRKIRQNLLSEGKTGKYFKYAIGEIILVVIGILIALGINNWNEIRKETIKEKQIISNLHQEFIQNKQIIESIKDGFKLSSNACYTLMNLLSEDLLEPSAQNIDSLIYLSLEHTPFIPSNSVFSEIIEAGNINLITEESLKKKLFKWSTEIENIQATYLVFEKWIEDGYLPYLSKKISLKNLDKYSPMAWDKKSKFESDYNIIFKEREFENIIDNTLYHHSKMTKLYDNVESLINEIIAQTDTLNKKKRKQKNVYKT, encoded by the coding sequence ATGATAAAATTCTTTAGAAAAATTAGACAAAACTTACTTTCGGAAGGAAAAACCGGAAAGTACTTCAAATACGCTATTGGGGAAATTATACTTGTAGTTATAGGCATTTTGATTGCTTTAGGAATTAATAATTGGAATGAAATCAGGAAAGAAACAATTAAAGAAAAGCAGATTATAAGCAATCTGCATCAAGAGTTTATCCAAAATAAACAAATTATTGAATCGATTAAGGATGGATTTAAATTAAGTTCAAACGCATGCTATACATTAATGAATCTATTGAGTGAAGATTTACTTGAACCGTCAGCCCAAAATATTGATAGTTTAATTTACTTATCACTTGAACACACACCATTTATTCCATCAAATAGTGTTTTTAGTGAGATTATTGAAGCAGGTAATATTAATTTAATAACTGAAGAATCTTTGAAGAAAAAATTATTCAAATGGTCTACAGAAATAGAGAATATTCAAGCAACATATTTAGTATTTGAAAAATGGATTGAAGATGGTTACCTACCATATTTGAGTAAAAAAATATCTTTAAAGAATTTAGATAAATATAGTCCTATGGCTTGGGATAAAAAATCAAAATTTGAATCAGATTATAATATTATTTTTAAAGAACGTGAGTTTGAAAACATCATTGACAACACACTATATCATCACTCAAAGATGACGAAATTATATGATAACGTTGAGTCTTTAATTAATGAAATTATCGCTCAAACTGATACTTTGAATAAAAAAAAACGAAAGCAAAAAAACGTATATAAAACATAG